A genome region from Glycine max cultivar Williams 82 chromosome 5, Glycine_max_v4.0, whole genome shotgun sequence includes the following:
- the LOC100784942 gene encoding phosphatidylinositol 4-kinase beta 1 isoform X1 — protein sequence MVRFLGLTLGYAEEPREIASRSNLTSDSGENGWLIRFFDSAFFCEWIAVSYLYKHDHAGVRDYLCNRMYTLPLQGVESYLFQICYMMIHKPSPSLDKYVIDVCSKSLKIALKVHWFLMAELEDSDDNNGISRIQEKCRIAATLMGEWPPLIRPQTEPPSPGGKSQVLNRLLSSKNRLLSLTSSPPSQKSLSFSPSSGNNVQEDGKPLSPDENKIFKKFMPSPKVRDALLFRKSVDKDDDGSEKDGFFKRLLRDSKGDDELGQKIRDSFLFRKSSVKDDEDSEKDNFFKRFLRDSRGDDDDSEKDGFFRRLLRDSRSEDEDIASSSEGLFKRLFRDSKNDSEDRTHTKTIEDEDKEGFFRKFFREKSEDRKDGSHRNDHRDVANFEEKYAKPAEEDEKEGFFRKLFKDKFEDKKDTNDKIEEGTANGEEEESSEFSLFKRLFRVHPEDAKSSLVNENSNNGGLFESSPGTENFFRKLFRDRDRSIEDSELLGSKRQKEKHPGSPKQQSEKLSTKPPLPISLSQFRKGAYHDSMEFVQSLCDTSYGLVDVFPIEDRKSALREALVEINLHVAEVQNTGGVCFPLGKGMYCVLNIPEDEAVLLNSREKAPYLICVEVLRCEMPSNSKEASSSQKLSQGGIPLANGDALLQKPPPWAYPLRTAQEVYRNSNDRMSSSTAHAIDQAMTHVSEAKIKFVSVNFSVEMQLNDQPEEIEVADLHGGSQRSASVHRECVYDAAAAERGSDLEWVRVVLSADPGARLEDIEDQAPPRRKEHRRVPSTVAIEEVKAAAAKGEAPLGLPLKGAGQDSSDAQPRVNGLNPKASDALSGELWEAKKDRICKASIYGKLHGWDLRSVIVKSGDDCRQEHLAVQLISHFYDIFQEAGLPLWLRPYEVLCTSSYTALIETIPDTASLHSIKSRYPNISSLREFFNAKYQENSPSFKLAQRNFVESMAGYSLVCYFLQVKDRHNGNLLLDEEGHIIHIDFGFMLSNSPGGVNFESAPFKLTRELLEVMDSDAEGVPSEFFDYFKVLCIQGFLTCRKHAERIILLVEMLQDSGFPCFKGGARTIQNLRKRFHLSLTEEQCVSLVLSLISSSLDAWRTRQYDYYQRVLNGIL from the exons ATGGTGAGGTTTTTAGGGTTGACTCTTGGTTATGCTGAAGAACCCCGGGAAATAGCATCGAGGTCGAACCTGACCAGTGATTCTGGTGAAAATGGGTGGCTCATTAGGTTCTTTGACTCGGCGTTCTTCTGCGAGTGGATTGCTGTTAGCTACTTATACAAGCATGATCATGCCGGGGTGCGTGATTATCTCTGTAATAGAATGTATACTCTTCCTTTGCAAGGTGTTGAGAGTTATTTGTTCCAGATATGTTACATGATGATACACAAGCCTAGTCCATCCTTGGATAAGTATGTGATAGATGTGTGCTCGAAGTCACTTAAGATTGCTTTGAAGGTGCATTGGTTCTTGATGGCAGAGCTTGAGGACTCTGATGACAATAACGGGATTAGTAGGATTCAGGAGAAATGTCGGATCGCTGCCACCTTGATGGGTGAGTGGCCACCTCTAATAAGGCCCCAAACTGAACCCCCGAGTCCGGGAGGCAAGAGCCAAGTTTTGAATAGGTTATTGTCGTCGAAAAATCGCTTGTTGTCACTAACATCCTCACCACCTTCTCAGAAGTCTTTATCATTTTCACCTTCCTCAGGAAACAATGTACAAGAGGACGGCAAACCACTTTCTCCTGATGAGAACAAGATATTTAAGAAGTTTATGCCTAGCCCGAAGGTTAGAGATGCTTTGCTTTTTCGAAAGTCAGTGGACAAAGACGATGATGGTTCAGAAAAGGATGGTTTTTTTAAGAGGCTCTTGAGAGATAGCAAAGGTGATGATGAGCTGGGCCAAAAAATTCGTGATTCATTTCTGTTTAGGAAGTCATCTGTGAAAGATGATGAAGACTCTGAAAaagataatttctttaaaaggtTTTTAAGGGACAGTAGAGGTGACGATGATGACTCGGAAAAGGATGGTTTCTTTCGAAGGCTCTTAAGGGACAGTAGAAGCGAAGATGAAGACATAGCTTCAAGTTCAGAGGGATTATTTAAGAGGTTGTTTCGTGATAGCAAGAATGATTCTGAGGACAGAACACATACTAAAACAATAGAAGATGAAGATAAAGAGGGATTTTTCCGAAAGTTTTTCCGGGAGAAATCTGAAGATAGGAAGGATGGGAGTCATAGGAATGATCACAGAGATGTTGCTAATTTTGAAGAGAAATATGCCAAACCTGCCGAAGAGGATGAAAAAGAAGGTTTTTTTCGTAAATTATTTAAGGATAAATTTGAGGACAAGAAagatacaaatgataaaattgaagAGGGTACTGCCAATGGTGAGGAAGAAGAGTCTTCTGAGTTTTCCTTGTTCAAAAGACTATTTCGTGTGCACCCTGAAGATGCTAAAAGTAGTCTAGTCAATGAAAACAGCAATAATGGTGGTTTATTTGAAAGTAGTCCAGGTACAGAGAATTTTTTCCGTAAATTGTTCAGAGACCGTGACCGTTCAATTGAAGATTCAGAGCTATTGGGTTCAAAAAGACAGAAAGAG AAGCATCCTGGATCCCCAAAGCAGCAAAGTGAAAAGTTGAGCACAAAGCCACCATTACCAATTAGTTTGTCGCAGTTCCGGAAAGGGGCTTACCATGATTCAATGGAGTTTGTGCAGTCATTATGTGATACATCATATGGGTTAGTGGATGTATTTCCCATTGAAGATCGCAAAAGTGCTCTTCGTGAG GCGCTTGTAGAAATCAATTTACATGTAGCAGAGGTTCAGAACACTGGAG GAGTTTGTTTTCCATTGGGAAAGGGCATGTATTGTGTGCTTAATATACCTGAAGATGAAGCTGTTCTCTTGAATTCTAGGGAGAAGGCACCTTACCTGATCTGTGTAGAAGTTTTGAGATGTGAAATGCCAAG TAATTCCAAGGAGGCATCCAGTTCTCAGAAACTTTCTCAAGGGGGAATTCCTTTGGCAAATGGAGATGCACTCTTGCAAAAACCACCCCCTTGGGCTTATCCATTACGGACAGCACAAGAGGTGTACCGCAATAGCAACGATAGGATGTCCAGTTCAACTGCTCATGCAATTGACCAGGCAATGACTCATGTGTCTGaggcaaaaatcaaatttgttagtGTGAATTTTTCTGTGGAAATGCAGTTAAATGATCAGCCAGAGGAGATTGAAGTGGCCGATCTACATGGTGGCAGTCAGCGTTCTGCTTCAGTTCATAGAGAGTGTGTGTATGATGCAGCAGCAGCAGAACGTGGCAGTGATTTGGAATGGGTACGGGTAGTGTTGTCAGCTGATCCTGGGGCTAGATTGGAAGATATTGAGGATCAAGCACCACCTCGGAGGAAGGAACATCGCCGTGTTCCAAGTACCGTGGCAATAGAGGAAGTAAAG GCTGCGGCAGCTAAAGGGGAAGCACCTCTTGGACTCCCTTTGAAAGGCGCTGGTCAAGATTCTTCCGATGCACAACCAAGG GTTAATGGACTTAATCCCAAAGCTAGCGATGCCTTGTCTGGTGAACTTTGGGAGGCAAAGAAGGATAGGATATGCAAGGCTTCCATATATGGAAAGTTACATGGTTGGGACTTGCGATCT GTTATTGTAAAGAGTGGTGATGATTGCAGGCAGGAGCATCTGGCTGTTCAACTTATTTCTCACTTCTATG ATATTTTCCAAGAAGCTGGTCTACCCCTTTGGCTCCGCCCATATGAAGTTTTGTGTACTTCGTCTTACACAGCTCTTATTGAAACAATTCCAGATACG GCTTCTCTACACTCCATCAAAAGTAGATATCCCAACATCTCAAGTTTACGTGAATTCTTCAATGCTAAGTATCAAGAAAATTCTCCCAGTTTTAAACTTGCCCAG AGAAACTTTGTTGAAAGTATGGCAGGATATTCCCTGGTGTGCTACTTTCTGCAG GTGAAGGATAGGCATAATGGAAACCTCCTATTGGATGAAGAAGGTCATATCATTCATATCGATTTTGGCTTCATGCTTTCCAATTCACCTGGTGGTGTTAACTTTGAAAGTGCACCTTTCAAATTAACACGTGAACTTCTTGAG GTTATGGATTCTGATGCTGAGGGTGTTCCGAGCGAGTTCTTTGATTATTTTAAG GTTTTATGCATTCAAGGCTTCCTTACTTGCCGCAAGCATGCTGAGCGCATCATTCTTCTTGTTGAGATGTTGCAG
- the LOC100784942 gene encoding phosphatidylinositol 4-kinase beta 1 isoform X2, producing the protein MVRFLGLTLGYAEEPREIASRSNLTSDSGENGWLIRFFDSAFFCEWIAVSYLYKHDHAGVRDYLCNRMYTLPLQGVESYLFQICYMMIHKPSPSLDKYVIDVCSKSLKIALKVHWFLMAELEDSDDNNGISRIQEKCRIAATLMGEWPPLIRPQTEPPSPGGKSQVLNRLLSSKNRLLSLTSSPPSQKSLSFSPSSGNNVQEDGKPLSPDENKIFKKFMPSPKVRDALLFRKSVDKDDDGSEKDGFFKRLLRDSKGDDELGQKIRDSFLFRKSSVKDDEDSEKDNFFKRFLRDSRGDDDDSEKDGFFRRLLRDSRSEDEDIASSSEGLFKRLFRDSKNDSEDRTHTKTIEDEDKEGFFRKFFREKSEDRKDGSHRNDHRDVANFEEKYAKPAEEDEKEGFFRKLFKDKFEDKKDTNDKIEEGTANGEEEESSEFSLFKRLFRVHPEDAKSSLVNENSNNGGLFESSPGTENFFRKLFRDRDRSIEDSELLGSKRQKEKHPGSPKQQSEKLSTKPPLPISLSQFRKGAYHDSMEFVQSLCDTSYGLVDVFPIEDRKSALREALVEINLHVAEVQNTGGVCFPLGKGMYCVLNIPEDEAVLLNSREKAPYLICVEVLRCEMPSNSKEASSSQKLSQGGIPLANGDALLQKPPPWAYPLRTAQEVYRNSNDRMSSSTAHAIDQAMTHVSEAKIKFVSVNFSVEMQLNDQPEEIEVADLHGGSQRSASVHRECVYDAAAAERGSDLEWVRVVLSADPGARLEDIEDQAPPRRKEHRRVPSTVAIEEVKAAAAKGEAPLGLPLKGAGQDSSDAQPRVNGLNPKASDALSGELWEAKKDRICKASIYGKLHGWDLRSVIVKSGDDCRQEHLAVQLISHFYDIFQEAGLPLWLRPYEVLCTSSYTALIETIPDTASLHSIKSRYPNISSLREFFNAKYQENSPSFKLAQRNFVESMAGYSLVCYFLQVKDRHNGNLLLDEEGHIIHIDFGFMLSNSPGGVNFESAPFKLTRELLEVMDSDAEGVPSEFFDYFKVLCIQGFLTCRKHAERIILLVEMLQGILSYSCWISSEFLSFFG; encoded by the exons ATGGTGAGGTTTTTAGGGTTGACTCTTGGTTATGCTGAAGAACCCCGGGAAATAGCATCGAGGTCGAACCTGACCAGTGATTCTGGTGAAAATGGGTGGCTCATTAGGTTCTTTGACTCGGCGTTCTTCTGCGAGTGGATTGCTGTTAGCTACTTATACAAGCATGATCATGCCGGGGTGCGTGATTATCTCTGTAATAGAATGTATACTCTTCCTTTGCAAGGTGTTGAGAGTTATTTGTTCCAGATATGTTACATGATGATACACAAGCCTAGTCCATCCTTGGATAAGTATGTGATAGATGTGTGCTCGAAGTCACTTAAGATTGCTTTGAAGGTGCATTGGTTCTTGATGGCAGAGCTTGAGGACTCTGATGACAATAACGGGATTAGTAGGATTCAGGAGAAATGTCGGATCGCTGCCACCTTGATGGGTGAGTGGCCACCTCTAATAAGGCCCCAAACTGAACCCCCGAGTCCGGGAGGCAAGAGCCAAGTTTTGAATAGGTTATTGTCGTCGAAAAATCGCTTGTTGTCACTAACATCCTCACCACCTTCTCAGAAGTCTTTATCATTTTCACCTTCCTCAGGAAACAATGTACAAGAGGACGGCAAACCACTTTCTCCTGATGAGAACAAGATATTTAAGAAGTTTATGCCTAGCCCGAAGGTTAGAGATGCTTTGCTTTTTCGAAAGTCAGTGGACAAAGACGATGATGGTTCAGAAAAGGATGGTTTTTTTAAGAGGCTCTTGAGAGATAGCAAAGGTGATGATGAGCTGGGCCAAAAAATTCGTGATTCATTTCTGTTTAGGAAGTCATCTGTGAAAGATGATGAAGACTCTGAAAaagataatttctttaaaaggtTTTTAAGGGACAGTAGAGGTGACGATGATGACTCGGAAAAGGATGGTTTCTTTCGAAGGCTCTTAAGGGACAGTAGAAGCGAAGATGAAGACATAGCTTCAAGTTCAGAGGGATTATTTAAGAGGTTGTTTCGTGATAGCAAGAATGATTCTGAGGACAGAACACATACTAAAACAATAGAAGATGAAGATAAAGAGGGATTTTTCCGAAAGTTTTTCCGGGAGAAATCTGAAGATAGGAAGGATGGGAGTCATAGGAATGATCACAGAGATGTTGCTAATTTTGAAGAGAAATATGCCAAACCTGCCGAAGAGGATGAAAAAGAAGGTTTTTTTCGTAAATTATTTAAGGATAAATTTGAGGACAAGAAagatacaaatgataaaattgaagAGGGTACTGCCAATGGTGAGGAAGAAGAGTCTTCTGAGTTTTCCTTGTTCAAAAGACTATTTCGTGTGCACCCTGAAGATGCTAAAAGTAGTCTAGTCAATGAAAACAGCAATAATGGTGGTTTATTTGAAAGTAGTCCAGGTACAGAGAATTTTTTCCGTAAATTGTTCAGAGACCGTGACCGTTCAATTGAAGATTCAGAGCTATTGGGTTCAAAAAGACAGAAAGAG AAGCATCCTGGATCCCCAAAGCAGCAAAGTGAAAAGTTGAGCACAAAGCCACCATTACCAATTAGTTTGTCGCAGTTCCGGAAAGGGGCTTACCATGATTCAATGGAGTTTGTGCAGTCATTATGTGATACATCATATGGGTTAGTGGATGTATTTCCCATTGAAGATCGCAAAAGTGCTCTTCGTGAG GCGCTTGTAGAAATCAATTTACATGTAGCAGAGGTTCAGAACACTGGAG GAGTTTGTTTTCCATTGGGAAAGGGCATGTATTGTGTGCTTAATATACCTGAAGATGAAGCTGTTCTCTTGAATTCTAGGGAGAAGGCACCTTACCTGATCTGTGTAGAAGTTTTGAGATGTGAAATGCCAAG TAATTCCAAGGAGGCATCCAGTTCTCAGAAACTTTCTCAAGGGGGAATTCCTTTGGCAAATGGAGATGCACTCTTGCAAAAACCACCCCCTTGGGCTTATCCATTACGGACAGCACAAGAGGTGTACCGCAATAGCAACGATAGGATGTCCAGTTCAACTGCTCATGCAATTGACCAGGCAATGACTCATGTGTCTGaggcaaaaatcaaatttgttagtGTGAATTTTTCTGTGGAAATGCAGTTAAATGATCAGCCAGAGGAGATTGAAGTGGCCGATCTACATGGTGGCAGTCAGCGTTCTGCTTCAGTTCATAGAGAGTGTGTGTATGATGCAGCAGCAGCAGAACGTGGCAGTGATTTGGAATGGGTACGGGTAGTGTTGTCAGCTGATCCTGGGGCTAGATTGGAAGATATTGAGGATCAAGCACCACCTCGGAGGAAGGAACATCGCCGTGTTCCAAGTACCGTGGCAATAGAGGAAGTAAAG GCTGCGGCAGCTAAAGGGGAAGCACCTCTTGGACTCCCTTTGAAAGGCGCTGGTCAAGATTCTTCCGATGCACAACCAAGG GTTAATGGACTTAATCCCAAAGCTAGCGATGCCTTGTCTGGTGAACTTTGGGAGGCAAAGAAGGATAGGATATGCAAGGCTTCCATATATGGAAAGTTACATGGTTGGGACTTGCGATCT GTTATTGTAAAGAGTGGTGATGATTGCAGGCAGGAGCATCTGGCTGTTCAACTTATTTCTCACTTCTATG ATATTTTCCAAGAAGCTGGTCTACCCCTTTGGCTCCGCCCATATGAAGTTTTGTGTACTTCGTCTTACACAGCTCTTATTGAAACAATTCCAGATACG GCTTCTCTACACTCCATCAAAAGTAGATATCCCAACATCTCAAGTTTACGTGAATTCTTCAATGCTAAGTATCAAGAAAATTCTCCCAGTTTTAAACTTGCCCAG AGAAACTTTGTTGAAAGTATGGCAGGATATTCCCTGGTGTGCTACTTTCTGCAG GTGAAGGATAGGCATAATGGAAACCTCCTATTGGATGAAGAAGGTCATATCATTCATATCGATTTTGGCTTCATGCTTTCCAATTCACCTGGTGGTGTTAACTTTGAAAGTGCACCTTTCAAATTAACACGTGAACTTCTTGAG GTTATGGATTCTGATGCTGAGGGTGTTCCGAGCGAGTTCTTTGATTATTTTAAG GTTTTATGCATTCAAGGCTTCCTTACTTGCCGCAAGCATGCTGAGCGCATCATTCTTCTTGTTGAGATGTTGCAG